A genomic region of Papaver somniferum cultivar HN1 chromosome 7, ASM357369v1, whole genome shotgun sequence contains the following coding sequences:
- the LOC113294908 gene encoding uncharacterized protein LOC113294908, producing MFMDLMNRVFRDFLDQSVIVFIDDILVYSKTREEREEHLSLVLQTLREHKLFAKFSKCEFWQQSVKFLGHVISESGVSVDPSKIEAVLSWKPPATVSEIRSFLGLAGYYRRFIKDFSRITGPLTKLTRKGVQFVWDSKCEDVFRELKTKLTSTPIFTLPEKGKELEGKVIAYASRQLRVHEKNYPTHDLELAAIVFALKLWRHYLYDERFELFTDHKSLKYMFS from the exons ATGTTTATGGACTTGATGAATCGAGTATTTAGAGATTTTCTTGATCAGTCTGTTATTGTGTTTATTGATGATATTCTTGTGTACTCTAAGACTCGGGAAGAACGCGAGGAACACTTAAGCTTAGTGTTGCAGACTTTAAGAGAGCATAAGTTGTTTGCAAAGTTTTCGAAATGTGAATTTTGGCAACAATCGGTTAAGTTTTTGGGGCATGTGATATCTGAATCCGGAGTTTCTGTAGACCCTTCCAAGATTGAGGCAGTGTTAAGTTGGAAACCACCTGCAACGGTTTCAGAGATTCGAAGTTTTCTTGGTTTAGCTGGATATTACCGTCGTTTTATCAAAGATTTTTCTCGAATTACGGGACCACTTACTAAGCTAACTAGGAAGGGAGTACAGTTTGTTTGGGATTCTAAGTGTGAGGATGTTTTTCGGGAGCTTAAGACTAAGCTTACTTCAACACCAATTTTTACCTTACCTGAAAAAGGAAAGGAGCTT GAAGGTAAGGTTATTGCCTATGCGTCTAGGCAATTGCGTGTCCATGAGAAGAATTATCCAACCCATGACTTGGAGTTGGCAGCGATAGTTTTTGCTCTGAAGTTGTGGCGTCATTACTTGTATGACGAGAGATTTGAGCTTTTCACTGATCATAAGAGTCTCAAGTATATGTTTTCCTAG